A DNA window from Microcystis aeruginosa NIES-843 contains the following coding sequences:
- a CDS encoding Uma2 family endonuclease, whose product MLSTNTVSPHIIPPLKNGDRLTRPEFERRYQAMTQLKKAELIAGVVYMAAAVRAKNHGKPHANIIGWLTAYEVATPGVETLDNTTVRLDGDNQPQPDALLRIETGGQSSISEDDYVEGAPELIVEIAASTASYDLHEKLKVYRRQGVQEYIIWRVYDVQLDWFGLTDGEYLPLESNQNNIFCSQVFPGLWLNKNALLSGNLAEVLAVLQQGIASEQHQNFCQTLANK is encoded by the coding sequence ATGCTATCGACTAACACAGTTTCCCCCCATATTATTCCCCCTCTCAAAAATGGCGATAGATTAACTCGTCCTGAATTCGAGCGCCGTTATCAAGCAATGACACAGCTAAAAAAAGCTGAATTAATCGCAGGAGTTGTTTATATGGCAGCCGCGGTGAGAGCCAAAAACCACGGTAAACCCCACGCTAATATTATCGGTTGGTTAACTGCCTACGAAGTGGCGACACCGGGAGTAGAAACACTGGATAATACTACTGTGCGACTGGATGGGGATAATCAACCACAACCAGATGCTTTATTAAGAATAGAAACCGGTGGACAATCAAGCATTAGTGAAGATGATTATGTAGAAGGCGCGCCGGAATTAATCGTGGAAATTGCCGCTTCTACTGCTTCCTACGATTTACACGAAAAACTCAAAGTTTATCGTCGCCAGGGAGTGCAAGAGTATATTATCTGGCGAGTTTATGACGTTCAATTAGATTGGTTTGGTTTAACTGATGGGGAATATTTGCCCCTAGAATCAAATCAAAATAACATCTTTTGTTCTCAAGTATTTCCTGGATTATGGCTGAATAAAAATGCTTTATTATCGGGTAATTTAGCCGAAGTTTTGGCAGTGTTACAGCAAGGAATAGCTAGTGAACAACACCAAAATTTTTGTCAAACTTTGGCTAATAAATAA
- a CDS encoding LCP family protein, which translates to MVNKRKSRLKSGKSSKLAAKPVKKRRLSGKWFLTALGLTGCALVSATAGAMLAVSLSSTPLRQAALSPQEAAAFNNQQAISYQNLQLPALNRPVNILVVGAKVLTSDVKEAQTPDLGYHAPVNSLDGLTDTMLLLRFDPQRQKLTMLSIPRDTRTDIEGYGEKKINEANALGGPALTAETVSHLLDGVAIDRYIRINVQGVEKLIDALGGVTVYVPKDMKYKDFSQHLYIDLKKGEQHLNGEKFLQFARFRYDANGDIGRIQRQQQLMRSLVEQTLKPATLLKIPDIIEVIRNHIDTNLSLEELLALAGFASKTQRADVQMLLLPGDFNGDGRQGISYWLPNQSKIQELVAQHFNHGSFMADIEETTQPTRIAVEDSIDNPEAVQALVRYLRSFGYENVFVSKSSSPILETTKIIAQKGDNSLAAALHNSLGVGEVLVESTGNLASDVTIKIGQDWQEKSANLSEPSLGN; encoded by the coding sequence GTGGTTAATAAGAGGAAATCAAGGCTTAAAAGCGGAAAATCAAGCAAATTAGCAGCTAAACCTGTTAAAAAGCGGCGATTGTCGGGTAAATGGTTCCTGACAGCCCTAGGCTTAACTGGCTGCGCCCTAGTTTCCGCTACGGCGGGGGCTATGTTGGCTGTGTCTCTCTCCTCCACACCTTTGCGACAAGCTGCTCTTAGTCCCCAAGAAGCCGCCGCTTTTAACAATCAGCAGGCGATATCCTATCAAAATCTGCAACTTCCCGCCCTCAACCGCCCCGTTAATATTCTGGTAGTTGGCGCGAAAGTGTTGACATCCGATGTCAAGGAAGCACAAACCCCAGATCTGGGTTATCATGCCCCGGTTAATTCCTTGGATGGTTTAACCGATACCATGCTGTTACTGCGTTTTGACCCCCAAAGACAGAAGTTAACCATGCTTTCCATCCCCCGGGATACCCGCACCGATATCGAGGGTTACGGGGAGAAAAAAATCAATGAAGCTAACGCCCTCGGTGGACCTGCTTTAACGGCGGAAACGGTTAGTCATCTTTTGGACGGAGTGGCTATCGATCGCTATATTCGCATTAATGTGCAGGGTGTGGAAAAATTAATTGATGCTTTGGGGGGGGTGACGGTATATGTTCCCAAAGACATGAAGTATAAAGATTTTAGTCAACACCTCTACATTGACCTGAAAAAAGGGGAACAACACCTCAACGGCGAGAAATTCCTCCAGTTTGCCCGTTTTCGTTACGATGCTAACGGCGATATCGGTCGTATCCAACGACAACAGCAATTAATGCGGTCTTTAGTAGAACAAACCCTAAAACCAGCAACTTTATTGAAAATTCCCGATATTATCGAGGTTATCCGCAATCATATCGATACTAATCTCAGTTTAGAGGAGTTACTCGCCCTAGCTGGCTTTGCCTCCAAAACTCAGCGCGCTGATGTGCAAATGCTACTGCTACCAGGAGACTTTAATGGTGATGGTCGGCAAGGGATCAGTTATTGGTTGCCCAATCAAAGTAAAATTCAAGAGCTAGTGGCTCAACATTTTAACCACGGCTCTTTTATGGCTGACATCGAAGAAACCACGCAACCGACTCGCATAGCTGTGGAAGATAGCATCGATAATCCAGAAGCGGTGCAAGCTCTAGTCAGATATCTGCGCTCGTTTGGTTATGAAAATGTTTTTGTCTCTAAGTCTTCATCGCCAATTCTAGAAACTACCAAAATTATTGCTCAAAAAGGGGATAATTCCCTGGCTGCTGCCCTGCATAATAGCCTTGGTGTCGGGGAAGTTTTGGTGGAAAGTACGGGGAATCTCGCTTCTGATGTGACGATTAAAATCGGTCAAGATTGGCAAGAAAAATCAGCTAATCTTTCTGAGCCATCCCTAGGCAACTAA
- a CDS encoding GNAT family N-acetyltransferase: MIKVDSCFISYLLSNPSDSEATGDNAAITVEVRLAQSQDLKSLAEILTDSFFPTANYWSFLRPIFKLGIYEDLRGRLRADTPYYHCLVVSQTSVTVTGPQEIIVATAEIALKSSSFLAVPIPYISNLAVSPDRRRAGLARRLLLKCEQIAREWGFEELSLHVLDNNLAAQSLYSSSGYRLQKTDGWLINWLFNRPQKLFLHKKISQ; the protein is encoded by the coding sequence GTGATTAAAGTGGACTCCTGTTTTATCTCATACCTATTGTCTAATCCCTCCGACTCGGAAGCGACCGGTGACAATGCCGCCATTACCGTCGAGGTGCGTTTGGCCCAAAGCCAAGATCTCAAAAGCTTGGCGGAAATTCTCACCGATAGTTTTTTCCCCACGGCCAATTATTGGTCTTTTCTGCGTCCTATCTTTAAATTAGGCATTTACGAGGACTTACGGGGACGATTGCGCGCCGATACCCCTTACTATCACTGTCTGGTAGTCAGTCAAACCAGCGTCACCGTCACGGGTCCTCAGGAAATTATTGTTGCTACGGCGGAAATCGCCTTAAAATCCAGTTCTTTTTTAGCTGTTCCCATTCCTTATATCTCTAATTTAGCCGTTAGTCCCGATCGCCGGCGTGCCGGTCTGGCCCGGAGATTGCTGCTCAAGTGTGAACAGATCGCTAGAGAATGGGGTTTTGAGGAACTTTCCCTCCATGTTCTCGATAATAATCTAGCGGCCCAGTCACTGTACTCAAGTAGCGGTTATCGTCTGCAAAAAACCGACGGTTGGTTGATCAATTGGTTATTTAATCGACCACAAAAGTTATTTCTGCACAAAAAAATCAGCCAATGA
- a CDS encoding AmpG family muropeptide MFS transporter, protein MIKEISAYLQVFRSQKMAALLFLGFASGLPLLLTSRTLQAWMTTEEVPLESIGLFSLFALPYSLKFLWSPLLDRYVPPFLGRRRGWILIAQICLTLAIGFMAFQQPKQSLELLAINALLIAFFSASQDIAYDAYRTDILEKWEMGAGVAIGVLGYRLALILTGSIALILADHFPWPLVYLFLAGLMALTIIWSFFAPATPPRDDTPQTLLEAVWLPFQEFFQRYRLGQGIGILAFIVLYRLGDALVNNMVTPFLLKTGFSQTDIGAIQGGMGMIATMVGVLLGGSLLSRWGINRSLWIFGGLQAISNLAYFTLANLGQNYPFMVLAINIENFCGGLVTAAFVAFLMSLCNARFTATQYALLSSLMAFSRDILVAPAGVLAEAIGWQWFFLITVIAALPGLALLPLFAPWQEDN, encoded by the coding sequence ATGATCAAGGAAATTTCCGCCTATTTACAAGTGTTCCGCAGTCAAAAAATGGCGGCTTTGTTATTCTTAGGTTTCGCTTCTGGATTGCCCTTGTTGCTCACCAGTCGCACCCTGCAAGCTTGGATGACCACCGAAGAAGTTCCTCTGGAATCGATCGGTTTATTTAGTTTATTCGCTCTCCCCTACTCTCTCAAATTTCTTTGGTCTCCCTTACTCGATCGCTATGTTCCTCCTTTTCTTGGTCGTCGTCGCGGTTGGATTTTAATCGCTCAAATTTGTTTAACTTTAGCGATTGGTTTTATGGCCTTTCAACAACCAAAACAATCTTTGGAATTATTGGCAATTAATGCTCTACTGATCGCTTTTTTTAGTGCCAGCCAAGATATTGCCTACGATGCCTATCGCACAGATATTTTAGAAAAATGGGAGATGGGTGCTGGGGTAGCGATCGGGGTTTTAGGTTATCGTTTGGCTTTAATTCTAACCGGTTCGATCGCTTTAATTTTAGCCGATCACTTTCCCTGGCCTCTCGTCTATCTTTTCCTAGCTGGATTGATGGCTTTAACGATTATTTGGTCTTTTTTCGCCCCAGCTACTCCCCCTAGAGATGATACTCCTCAAACCCTTTTAGAGGCGGTTTGGTTGCCTTTCCAAGAGTTTTTTCAACGCTATCGATTAGGTCAAGGAATCGGTATTCTCGCCTTTATCGTTCTCTATCGTTTAGGGGATGCTTTAGTTAATAATATGGTGACTCCTTTTCTCTTAAAAACTGGTTTCAGTCAAACCGATATCGGGGCGATCCAAGGGGGCATGGGCATGATAGCAACTATGGTGGGAGTTTTATTAGGTGGTTCCCTGTTAAGTCGTTGGGGAATTAATCGATCGCTCTGGATTTTTGGCGGCTTGCAAGCTATTAGTAATTTAGCCTATTTTACTTTAGCAAATTTAGGGCAAAATTATCCTTTTATGGTCTTGGCTATTAATATTGAAAACTTCTGCGGTGGCTTAGTCACTGCCGCTTTTGTGGCTTTTTTAATGAGTCTTTGCAATGCTCGTTTTACCGCTACTCAGTACGCCCTCTTATCAAGTTTAATGGCCTTTAGTCGCGATATTTTGGTGGCTCCCGCCGGAGTTTTAGCTGAGGCGATCGGTTGGCAATGGTTCTTTTTAATCACAGTAATTGCCGCTTTACCCGGGTTAGCTTTATTGCCTTTATTTGCTCCTTGGCAAGAGGACAATTGA
- a CDS encoding PP2C family protein-serine/threonine phosphatase, with protein sequence MLSEPEPSDTLTTPTVNMGDHSTDIKPILALKELVASLYREQNKVQNLLSSLGFALRSFNNLNQFLDLTPLMAARVADAEGGALILSKNNGQVALDQLHCQDNQINGELRRQLEAIIRQLNQEPALENKNNRSLLDSLDHKIRQTLGQGTQVYSTPVLVKNSERGRLYVFSRDPDYGWTPTRRKLLQLVADQTAVAIANNELTIELRSKERQDRELEIAAEIQNRLLPRQCPKIQGVELAAHCQTANRVGGDYYDFIPCNYDQFKPATEAEREASAAPWSIVIGDVMGKGVPAGLLMTMTRGMLRAEVLNRHSPAQILRHLNRVMYADLDNSHRFVTLFYSEYDPLTRRLGYSNAAHYPTLWWRAKTGELESLDTEGTLVGLEADSIYDDAQVQLEAGDTLIYYTDGFTDAVNSKGERFDQKNWLSAVKEACQQYTDPEQILEYLFGKVAAFTGLGNDSSDDMTLVVMRVKSEE encoded by the coding sequence ATGCTTTCTGAGCCGGAACCGAGCGACACCCTCACCACTCCCACCGTCAATATGGGCGATCACAGTACCGATATCAAGCCAATTTTAGCCTTAAAAGAGTTGGTCGCTAGTTTATATCGCGAACAAAACAAAGTTCAAAATCTCTTAAGTTCCCTCGGTTTTGCCCTGCGGAGTTTCAATAATTTAAACCAATTCCTCGATCTTACCCCCTTGATGGCCGCACGAGTGGCAGACGCGGAGGGAGGGGCATTGATTTTGAGCAAAAATAACGGTCAAGTGGCGCTCGATCAACTCCATTGCCAAGATAATCAAATTAATGGGGAACTACGCCGACAATTAGAGGCAATTATCCGACAATTAAACCAAGAACCGGCACTTGAGAATAAAAATAATCGATCGCTTCTCGATAGTCTCGACCATAAAATCCGGCAAACTCTCGGACAGGGTACGCAGGTTTATAGTACACCTGTTTTGGTAAAAAATAGTGAGCGGGGGCGTTTATACGTTTTCAGTCGCGATCCCGATTATGGTTGGACACCCACCCGTCGTAAACTGTTGCAGCTAGTGGCCGATCAAACGGCGGTGGCTATAGCTAATAATGAATTAACGATCGAATTACGTTCTAAGGAACGTCAGGATCGAGAGTTAGAAATCGCTGCCGAAATCCAAAATCGTCTTTTACCTCGGCAATGTCCGAAAATTCAGGGGGTAGAATTGGCAGCCCACTGCCAAACGGCTAATCGCGTTGGTGGCGACTATTATGATTTTATCCCCTGCAACTACGATCAATTTAAACCGGCAACGGAGGCGGAAAGGGAAGCCAGTGCCGCTCCTTGGAGTATAGTCATCGGTGATGTCATGGGAAAAGGTGTCCCAGCAGGATTATTGATGACCATGACCCGGGGAATGTTGCGAGCGGAAGTGTTAAATCGTCACTCCCCGGCCCAGATTTTGCGTCATCTCAATCGGGTTATGTATGCCGATCTCGATAATTCTCATCGTTTCGTGACATTATTTTATTCCGAGTATGATCCCCTGACGCGCCGTCTTGGCTACAGTAATGCTGCCCATTATCCCACCCTCTGGTGGCGGGCCAAAACGGGAGAGTTAGAGTCTCTCGACACGGAAGGGACATTAGTTGGTTTAGAGGCCGATTCTATCTATGACGATGCCCAAGTGCAATTAGAAGCGGGAGATACGCTGATTTATTATACCGATGGCTTTACCGATGCAGTTAACTCGAAAGGGGAAAGATTTGATCAGAAAAATTGGCTATCGGCAGTTAAAGAAGCCTGTCAACAGTACACCGATCCCGAACAGATTCTAGAATATTTATTTGGAAAAGTGGCCGCTTTTACCGGTTTAGGAAATGACAGTAGTGACGATATGACTTTAGTAGTTATGCGAGTGAAATCGGAGGAATAA
- a CDS encoding nitroreductase family protein, whose product MTLPLDVPTAINQRRSIKNFTTAPIAPELLKTLVELTVAAPSSFNIQDWRIILVQDEAQKAALAEAAWGQKQIIQAPVTFVFAADAAAGGGELTPIYEQALSTGAWSEGTVKYFQQAIPGFQKNLGEKTREYAIKDAMIAATHLVLAAESLGLSSCFLNGWIEDKVKAVIGAADHPHLAIAVVVPIGYAAEPRLNPGRLPLDYNVFVDRLGNPYQI is encoded by the coding sequence ATGACCTTGCCTCTCGATGTTCCCACGGCGATTAATCAACGTCGTTCTATTAAAAATTTTACTACCGCTCCGATCGCCCCAGAACTGCTGAAAACCCTGGTAGAATTAACCGTTGCCGCACCTAGTAGTTTCAACATCCAAGATTGGCGAATTATTTTAGTACAGGATGAGGCACAAAAGGCCGCTTTAGCCGAGGCCGCTTGGGGACAAAAGCAAATTATCCAAGCGCCGGTTACTTTTGTTTTCGCTGCCGATGCTGCCGCAGGAGGGGGAGAGCTAACTCCTATCTATGAACAGGCTCTCAGTACGGGTGCCTGGAGCGAAGGCACGGTAAAATATTTTCAACAGGCAATCCCGGGATTTCAAAAGAATTTAGGCGAAAAAACCCGGGAATACGCGATTAAAGATGCCATGATCGCCGCTACTCATCTGGTTTTGGCTGCCGAAAGTCTCGGTTTATCTAGTTGTTTTCTCAACGGTTGGATTGAGGACAAGGTAAAAGCTGTCATTGGTGCTGCCGATCATCCCCATCTGGCGATCGCTGTTGTCGTTCCCATCGGTTACGCGGCGGAACCACGGCTTAATCCGGGGCGTTTACCCTTAGATTACAATGTTTTTGTGGATCGCTTGGGTAATCCCTATCAAATCTAA
- a CDS encoding transporter, whose amino-acid sequence MRRFLLIAVSLVVSFTNPVFANDHNNLDSGRPLSFDDAESIGFGEQSIEFGGSLVFPENSNLGGEFDIEYLNGIIRNGHIIIGIDPQVGGRVNSDDTDFDVGNLSVGFFYNFNREYDNVPAFAIRTDLGLPTGNNARGLDFRLRGIASKTVGQFDRVHLNLDLNINTDPDNGDRAFSPAAILGYSRPIGYPKRFDRTFLAELGVITGDNSNGGVLIRTGMGIRQQINRQGVIDWGIEGDIATNGNDQSQLKLKIGYSFGF is encoded by the coding sequence ATGAGAAGATTTTTATTAATTGCTGTGAGTTTAGTCGTTAGTTTTACTAATCCAGTTTTTGCCAACGATCATAATAATCTGGATTCTGGTCGTCCCCTTTCTTTTGATGATGCTGAAAGTATTGGTTTTGGGGAACAATCAATAGAATTTGGAGGAAGTCTAGTCTTTCCTGAAAATAGTAATCTTGGGGGTGAGTTTGATATTGAATACCTCAACGGTATTATTCGCAATGGTCACATTATTATCGGCATCGATCCGCAAGTGGGAGGACGAGTTAATAGTGATGATACGGATTTTGATGTGGGAAATTTATCTGTAGGTTTTTTCTATAATTTCAATCGAGAATACGATAATGTTCCCGCTTTTGCCATTCGTACCGATTTAGGATTACCGACGGGAAATAATGCTAGGGGATTAGATTTTCGTCTGCGGGGAATTGCTAGTAAAACTGTTGGTCAATTCGATCGCGTGCATCTTAATCTCGATTTAAACATAAACACTGACCCCGATAACGGCGATCGAGCTTTTTCCCCGGCAGCAATTCTCGGTTATTCGCGACCGATTGGTTATCCGAAACGTTTTGATCGCACTTTTTTAGCAGAATTGGGCGTAATTACCGGCGATAATAGTAATGGTGGCGTTTTAATTCGCACTGGTATGGGAATTCGTCAGCAAATTAATCGCCAAGGTGTGATCGATTGGGGTATCGAGGGAGATATTGCCACTAATGGCAATGATCAAAGTCAATTAAAGCTAAAAATCGGTTATTCTTTCGGATTTTAG
- a CDS encoding MerR family transcriptional regulator produces MLRIGQLSLESGVSIKTIRYYEELGLIQSPERTEGQFRLFTPDTVHRLLFVKRLQSLGLSLQEIRECLVIHDHGELPCGDIQEKLIKHIAEIDQQVEQLLLLRQQLTETLQEWTDTPVKDDQFICPNLKV; encoded by the coding sequence ATGCTCAGAATCGGTCAACTTTCCCTAGAAAGTGGTGTTTCAATTAAAACGATTCGTTATTACGAGGAATTAGGACTAATTCAGTCCCCTGAGAGGACAGAGGGACAATTTCGCCTATTTACTCCCGATACTGTCCATCGCTTGCTGTTTGTCAAAAGATTGCAATCTTTGGGTTTAAGTCTGCAAGAGATCCGCGAATGTTTAGTAATTCATGACCATGGTGAGTTACCCTGTGGAGATATTCAGGAAAAATTAATTAAACATATTGCTGAGATCGATCAACAAGTGGAACAATTGCTTTTATTGCGTCAACAATTAACCGAAACCCTGCAAGAATGGACGGATACACCTGTAAAAGACGATCAATTTATTTGCCCTAATCTCAAGGTTTAA
- a CDS encoding phycobiliprotein lyase, which translates to MNTEVFQQFFVYCVGSWQTERTYHYLADQEVERSRTEFLIQPLTREIKQKVLTDNNYPDIADLESIPGFNLGFYTISEKGEEVRQNLNLLFVVKAENNGYLEGDYLRDRAYEEARPIISAFRFDSTTRELLMTTNYTRSVSVDSITLINPDLRIRKIINYQRPKEGEPLEKVLLVGFGVECKVS; encoded by the coding sequence ATGAATACCGAAGTTTTTCAGCAATTTTTTGTCTATTGTGTCGGTAGTTGGCAAACGGAAAGAACCTATCATTATCTAGCCGATCAAGAAGTGGAACGTTCCCGTACTGAATTCCTCATTCAACCCCTGACTAGGGAGATTAAACAGAAAGTTCTGACAGATAATAACTATCCTGATATTGCGGATTTAGAAAGTATCCCCGGGTTTAATTTAGGTTTCTATACCATCTCGGAAAAAGGGGAAGAAGTGCGACAAAATCTTAATCTTTTATTTGTGGTTAAAGCAGAAAATAACGGTTATTTAGAAGGGGATTATCTTCGTGATCGCGCCTACGAAGAAGCAAGACCAATTATCTCTGCTTTTCGCTTTGATTCCACTACCAGAGAGTTATTAATGACCACCAATTATACTCGCAGTGTTTCCGTGGATTCAATTACTTTAATCAATCCAGACCTGCGAATTCGCAAAATTATTAACTATCAACGTCCCAAGGAGGGGGAACCCTTGGAAAAAGTTCTCTTGGTCGGTTTTGGAGTTGAGTGTAAAGTCAGTTAA
- a CDS encoding glycosyltransferase family 2 protein, giving the protein MLSNQIPVKISVVVPLYNEEENIDALFGRLLAVLETINTSYEVVCVNDGSRDNTLKNLVEYHQRYPQIKVVNLSRNFGKDIAMSAGIDYSQGMAVIPIDADLQDPPELIAEMIEKWQQGYDVVYASRRVRIGESWLKRFTAEGFYQVINKLSRVPIPPNTGDFRLIDRRVVESIKKMPERQRFMKGIFAWVGYKQTSILFDREPRYQGQTKWNYWKLWNFAIDGITSFSFLPLKVWTYVGFIISLVSLVYASFLMLRTIILGIDVPGYASLMVAILFLGGIQLLTLGIIGEYIGRVYEEVKGRPLYLVRDCYGFENREQVTDKITQN; this is encoded by the coding sequence ATGCTATCAAATCAAATACCAGTGAAAATATCTGTTGTTGTTCCTCTGTATAACGAAGAAGAAAATATCGATGCTCTCTTTGGGCGACTTTTAGCGGTTTTAGAGACAATAAATACCAGTTATGAGGTCGTTTGCGTCAATGATGGTAGTCGTGACAATACTCTCAAAAATCTCGTGGAATATCATCAACGTTACCCACAAATTAAAGTGGTTAATTTATCCCGTAATTTTGGTAAAGATATTGCCATGTCAGCAGGAATTGATTACAGTCAAGGGATGGCAGTAATTCCTATTGATGCTGATTTACAAGATCCCCCCGAATTAATTGCCGAAATGATCGAAAAATGGCAGCAGGGTTATGATGTGGTTTATGCGTCCCGTCGGGTTAGAATTGGCGAAAGTTGGTTGAAACGTTTTACAGCAGAAGGTTTCTATCAAGTCATTAATAAATTAAGTCGGGTTCCTATTCCCCCTAATACGGGAGATTTTCGCTTGATTGATCGCCGAGTGGTAGAATCAATTAAAAAGATGCCCGAACGTCAAAGATTTATGAAAGGAATATTTGCTTGGGTGGGATATAAACAGACATCAATTTTATTCGATCGAGAACCACGGTATCAAGGACAAACTAAATGGAATTACTGGAAATTATGGAATTTTGCCATCGATGGTATTACCTCTTTTAGTTTTTTACCTCTAAAAGTCTGGACCTATGTAGGATTTATCATTTCACTTGTTAGTCTTGTTTATGCTAGTTTTTTAATGCTCAGGACTATTATTTTAGGAATCGATGTACCTGGATACGCTTCTCTGATGGTTGCTATCTTATTTTTAGGAGGAATTCAATTACTGACTCTTGGTATTATTGGCGAATATATTGGCAGGGTTTATGAAGAAGTAAAGGGACGGCCACTTTATCTTGTTCGAGATTGTTATGGTTTTGAAAATCGGGAACAAGTTACTGATAAAATAACTCAAAATTAA
- a CDS encoding glycosyltransferase family 4 protein — protein sequence MKILILSSTFPYPPTRGGTQVRTFNLLKHLSKNHEITIMTRPNSDVSRTDIEALERLVKEVKIFPYSNSANPSILGKINRFYDFIMQGTPPNVRQVYSADIQLWLDRAIDSQKFDVITCEHSVNEIFVRPHWQKKLKTIINIHSLAYKTCKNQLEIGVSPNPIRDTLYLPLLERYERRFCQKFNPIVVTTSEDKEQMKELNINRPVIVIPNGVDLELFPYRETDPSGYQIIMTAGLDYSSNIDAVRFFSLEVFPILQQKYPEVTLILVGSNPAPSVIELTKNSKITVTGRVPSMAEYLHHATICVVAMRSGFGIKNKTLESMAAGVPVVASDRGLEGLTVEGNHVPLAALRANSIEEYCTAISSLFESAELREKLSRNARKLIEDNYTWQQAATKYEQVLTADIC from the coding sequence ATGAAAATTTTAATTCTATCCTCTACTTTTCCCTATCCCCCAACCAGAGGGGGAACTCAAGTTAGAACCTTCAATCTTTTAAAACACCTGAGTAAGAATCATGAAATCACGATCATGACTCGACCAAATTCGGATGTTAGTAGGACTGATATTGAAGCCTTGGAAAGATTGGTTAAGGAGGTAAAGATATTTCCCTATTCTAATTCTGCCAACCCTAGTATTTTAGGCAAAATAAATCGTTTTTATGATTTTATAATGCAAGGTACTCCTCCCAACGTTCGACAAGTATATAGTGCTGATATTCAATTGTGGCTTGATCGTGCCATTGATAGTCAAAAATTTGATGTTATTACTTGTGAGCATAGCGTCAATGAGATCTTTGTCCGCCCCCATTGGCAAAAAAAGCTTAAAACTATAATAAATATACATAGTTTAGCCTATAAAACCTGCAAAAATCAATTAGAGATAGGAGTCAGCCCTAATCCTATTCGAGATACATTGTATTTGCCACTTCTCGAACGCTATGAACGGAGATTTTGTCAGAAATTTAACCCTATAGTTGTCACTACTTCAGAAGACAAGGAGCAGATGAAAGAGTTGAACATTAATCGCCCTGTTATTGTAATTCCCAACGGCGTTGACTTGGAACTATTCCCCTATCGAGAAACCGATCCCAGTGGTTATCAAATTATTATGACGGCAGGCCTAGATTACAGTTCTAATATAGATGCAGTACGCTTTTTCAGTTTAGAAGTTTTCCCTATTTTACAACAAAAATATCCTGAGGTTACTCTGATACTTGTTGGTTCCAATCCTGCTCCATCGGTCATAGAATTAACAAAAAATTCTAAAATCACTGTCACAGGTCGAGTTCCATCTATGGCCGAGTATCTTCATCATGCTACTATTTGTGTTGTGGCAATGCGTTCGGGTTTTGGGATTAAAAATAAAACCCTAGAATCGATGGCTGCGGGAGTGCCGGTGGTAGCCAGCGATCGAGGTTTAGAAGGGTTAACAGTGGAAGGAAATCATGTTCCTTTAGCAGCCTTAAGGGCTAATAGTATTGAGGAATATTGTACGGCGATTAGTAGTCTTTTTGAATCGGCAGAGTTACGAGAAAAATTATCTAGAAATGCTCGCAAGTTAATCGAAGATAATTATACTTGGCAGCAAGCAGCCACTAAGTACGAACAAGTTTTGACTGCTGATATTTGTTAG